From Mannheimia pernigra, one genomic window encodes:
- a CDS encoding 7-cyano-7-deazaguanine/7-aminomethyl-7-deazaguanine transporter, with translation MNLNTYFSDEGKFRSLILLSLFHIFIITISNYLVQITFEINVPFTDWIIPTTWGTFTFPFIFLATDLTVRVFGAELARKIIFLVMLPALLVSYVISVLFFETQFQGVAALSEFNLFVFRIALASFSGYVVGQLLDIFVFNRLRQGKSWWLAPMCSTIFGTLIDTFVFFAVAFYKSSDEYMAEHWFTIGSVDYAFKLFVSLLLFLPLYGVVLNVIMKKLDLK, from the coding sequence ATGAATCTTAATACTTACTTTTCCGATGAAGGTAAATTTCGTTCACTGATTTTACTTTCCCTTTTCCATATTTTTATTATTACTATCAGTAACTATTTAGTGCAGATCACGTTTGAAATAAACGTGCCTTTTACTGATTGGATTATTCCGACTACTTGGGGAACTTTTACTTTCCCATTTATTTTCTTAGCAACGGATTTAACGGTGAGAGTTTTTGGGGCGGAGCTCGCTCGAAAAATCATTTTTCTCGTGATGTTGCCCGCGTTGTTAGTTAGCTATGTTATTTCAGTTTTATTCTTTGAAACTCAATTTCAGGGAGTTGCGGCGTTATCTGAATTTAATCTTTTTGTTTTTCGTATTGCGTTGGCAAGTTTTAGTGGCTATGTGGTTGGACAACTTCTGGATATTTTTGTATTCAATCGTTTACGTCAAGGCAAAAGTTGGTGGCTAGCACCAATGTGCTCAACCATTTTCGGTACATTAATTGACACCTTCGTCTTTTTCGCTGTGGCATTTTATAAAAGTAGTGATGAATATATGGCGGAACATTGGTTTACCATCGGATCGGTAGATTATGCCTTTAAGCTATTTGTGAGCTTATTATTATTTCTCCCACTTTATGGCGTGGTGTTAAATGTCATTATGAAGAAATTAGATTTGAAATAG
- a CDS encoding HsdM family class I SAM-dependent methyltransferase: protein MKSKHSETETEWLFKDLLNENGYLGDDDLIVEFKDKTKNEKVKKLLSNASKKGNRNGIPDFIIRSHKYPDIIFLIECKPDIRFHESKNRDKYAGYAVDGVLLYSSFVSKEFDVLSIAISGTPSDYKVDAFWQLRGTDNVNHVDADKLLPYKNYLRLILESDEAFRRDYNTLLSYAKTLNADLHKKKIKESNRALLISGVLVALQNNVFRISYQENKTSKDLITALLNAISSELRSDELKNKNADTVLGAFNFIRSNKTFEDKKTGLANLLSVINSIKDNVYTFLDKYKYIDTLSQFYIEFLRYANTDKGLGIVLTPLHIAQLFAKMAGVNKDTVVLDNAAGTGGFLVAAMGEMILDAGDDEQKILDIKRNQIYGIEYEDSILALLVSNMIIHSDGRSNIYWGSSFDIIPHKLLTHKDNNKEKNEESRKIPKRYEDIDLDKNKIDIGLLNPPFKMATDDIEEFDFIFSNLNAVKKGGKVIALVPASVINDTTGINYINKKKLLDNHTLEAVVSLPEDLFANSKTSIVTVGVVITAHIPHSKLKETWFGYWRDDKFAKTKNLGRADINNEWYGENKLQEQWLSSFINQKEDSQFSVKRKVTADNEWLAEAYLKTNYNSLTIDTVLKPCYQYMAFRIENGNIGDEQEIIEIINNVTCLHSKLNVKHQKRLDEVFNMHNGVISSNVEVQEDKISNDYLPYVRPSKRQSTSYAGFVESKAVRDEKKFPAGTLYVSTDGAGSHTYAYVSIEEFIPNSNVVVLEPKLDMNLETKLLYAAYITANRFKFSYGRKPKGERLGELLLPII, encoded by the coding sequence ATGAAATCTAAACATTCAGAAACAGAAACAGAATGGTTATTCAAAGATCTTTTGAATGAGAATGGATATTTAGGTGATGACGATTTAATCGTTGAATTTAAAGATAAAACAAAAAATGAAAAAGTAAAGAAATTACTATCCAATGCAAGTAAAAAAGGCAATCGAAATGGTATCCCTGACTTTATCATTAGATCACATAAATATCCCGATATTATTTTTTTGATTGAATGTAAACCCGATATTCGTTTTCATGAAAGTAAAAATAGAGATAAATATGCTGGATATGCAGTTGATGGAGTTTTGCTTTATTCATCTTTTGTATCAAAGGAATTTGATGTTTTATCTATTGCAATCAGTGGAACTCCTAGTGATTACAAAGTAGATGCTTTTTGGCAGCTAAGAGGTACAGATAATGTTAATCATGTTGATGCAGATAAACTTTTACCATACAAAAATTACTTACGTTTAATTTTGGAATCAGACGAAGCATTTCGTAGAGATTATAATACTCTTTTATCTTATGCTAAAACATTAAATGCTGATTTACACAAAAAGAAAATTAAAGAATCAAACAGAGCTTTACTAATTAGTGGCGTATTAGTAGCATTGCAGAATAATGTTTTCAGAATTTCTTATCAAGAAAACAAAACATCAAAAGACTTAATTACAGCTTTGTTAAATGCCATATCATCTGAATTAAGATCGGATGAATTAAAAAATAAAAATGCAGATACGGTTTTAGGAGCATTTAATTTTATTCGTTCAAACAAAACTTTTGAAGATAAGAAAACTGGGCTTGCTAATTTGTTATCTGTAATTAATTCAATTAAAGATAATGTTTATACTTTTCTTGATAAATATAAATATATTGACACTCTCAGCCAATTTTATATTGAATTTCTACGATATGCTAATACAGATAAGGGGTTGGGTATTGTATTAACCCCATTACATATTGCACAACTTTTTGCCAAAATGGCTGGAGTAAACAAAGATACTGTTGTACTAGATAATGCAGCTGGAACAGGGGGGTTCTTAGTTGCTGCAATGGGGGAAATGATCTTAGATGCTGGTGATGATGAACAAAAAATTTTAGATATTAAGAGGAATCAGATTTATGGTATTGAATATGAAGACAGTATTCTTGCTCTATTAGTATCAAATATGATCATTCATTCTGATGGGCGTAGTAATATTTACTGGGGAAGTTCTTTCGATATTATTCCACACAAATTATTAACACATAAAGACAATAATAAAGAAAAAAACGAAGAAAGTAGAAAAATACCCAAACGTTATGAAGATATTGATTTAGATAAAAATAAGATAGATATTGGATTATTAAATCCCCCATTTAAAATGGCTACGGATGATATTGAAGAATTTGATTTTATATTTTCAAATTTAAACGCCGTAAAAAAGGGAGGTAAAGTTATAGCATTAGTCCCTGCCAGTGTTATTAATGATACAACTGGAATTAATTATATAAATAAGAAGAAGCTATTGGATAATCATACATTAGAAGCCGTTGTATCTCTACCAGAGGATTTATTTGCAAATAGTAAAACTTCTATAGTTACAGTTGGGGTTGTTATAACAGCTCACATTCCTCATTCTAAGTTAAAAGAAACTTGGTTTGGATATTGGAGAGATGATAAATTTGCAAAAACAAAAAATCTTGGCCGTGCTGATATAAATAATGAATGGTATGGTGAAAATAAACTTCAAGAACAATGGCTATCATCTTTTATTAATCAAAAAGAAGATTCTCAATTTAGTGTTAAAAGAAAAGTAACAGCTGATAATGAATGGTTAGCTGAAGCTTATTTAAAAACGAATTATAATTCTCTAACTATTGATACTGTGTTGAAGCCTTGCTATCAATATATGGCTTTTAGAATAGAAAATGGCAATATTGGAGATGAACAAGAGATTATTGAAATAATAAATAACGTAACATGTCTTCATTCAAAATTGAATGTTAAGCATCAAAAAAGGCTAGATGAAGTCTTTAATATGCATAACGGTGTTATTTCATCTAATGTTGAAGTCCAAGAAGATAAAATATCAAATGATTACTTACCTTACGTAAGACCATCTAAAAGACAATCTACTAGCTATGCTGGTTTTGTCGAAAGTAAAGCTGTCAGAGATGAAAAAAAATTTCCTGCTGGCACACTATATGTTTCAACTGATGGTGCGGGGAGTCATACATATGCTTATGTATCTATTGAAGAATTTATCCCAAATAGTAATGTTGTAGTATTAGAACCTAAGTTGGATATGAATTTAGAAACAAAGTTATTATATGCTGCATATATAACTGCAAACAGATTCAAATTTTCTTATGGTAGAAAACCTAAAGGTGAACGTTTGGGTGAGCTCCTGCTTCCAATTATTTAA
- a CDS encoding helix-turn-helix domain-containing protein — translation MCISERLRQICEAKNWKIKDFAEQTGIAYRTLQGYVGGEREPNAEGMTAIAKAGVNLNWLVSGEGEMFQSEQQKTVMSEQETKLISDYRTMPENLKDAFSISFKEISEKQ, via the coding sequence ATGTGCATATCAGAAAGACTGAGACAAATTTGTGAAGCGAAAAACTGGAAAATTAAAGATTTTGCAGAACAGACTGGCATCGCTTACCGCACACTACAAGGTTATGTTGGCGGTGAACGTGAACCTAATGCAGAAGGAATGACTGCCATTGCTAAAGCTGGAGTGAATTTGAACTGGCTGGTAAGTGGTGAAGGCGAAATGTTTCAATCTGAACAACAAAAAACTGTAATGTCAGAGCAAGAAACGAAATTAATTTCAGACTACCGCACTATGCCTGAAAACTTAAAAGATGCTTTCTCAATTTCTTTTAAAGAAATTTCAGAGAAACAGTAA
- a CDS encoding sucrose-specific PTS transporter subunit IIBC — translation MNFPKIAEQTIAQLGGKENITTLAHCATRLRLTLADESKVNKEAIENIEGVKGQFSTAGQYQIIFGSGTVNEVYAEMQKQMGIGDMSTSEVAAASAANQPLLQRLVKGLADIFVPIIPAIVAGGLLMGIHSMLTAVGFFWEGESVVSRYPAIADLVDFINTVSNAPFVFLPVLLGFSATRKFGGNPFLGAALGMLLVHPALADGWNYAKTLMEGNIKYWHIFGLEIEKVGYQGTVIPTIISAWVLATLEKTFRKFVPSYLDNLVTPLFSLFIAGVLAFTVIGPFGREAGSAISAGLTWLYDTLGFIGGAIFGTFYAPIVITGMHQTFIAVETQLLAEVARTGGTFIFPIAAMSNIAQGAACLGVAFAMKDAKVRGLAVPSGISALLGITEPAMFGVNLRYRQAFIAAMLASGLSSAFIAFFNVKAIALGAAGFLGIPSIKPDSLAMYSVGMVISFVLAFTISAIWVKKAQAKVK, via the coding sequence ATGAATTTTCCTAAAATCGCCGAGCAAACGATTGCACAATTAGGCGGAAAAGAAAACATCACAACGCTTGCCCACTGTGCAACTCGTTTACGTTTAACCCTTGCGGATGAATCAAAAGTAAATAAAGAAGCTATTGAAAACATCGAGGGCGTAAAAGGTCAGTTCTCAACAGCAGGGCAATACCAAATTATTTTTGGCTCAGGCACAGTAAACGAGGTGTACGCTGAAATGCAAAAACAGATGGGCATTGGTGATATGTCCACCTCTGAAGTAGCCGCTGCTAGTGCAGCAAATCAGCCATTGCTACAACGCTTGGTAAAAGGCTTAGCCGATATTTTCGTGCCTATTATTCCTGCAATCGTTGCAGGCGGTTTGTTAATGGGTATTCACTCAATGCTTACTGCGGTAGGATTCTTCTGGGAAGGGGAATCGGTTGTAAGTCGCTATCCTGCAATTGCGGACTTAGTGGATTTCATCAATACAGTTTCAAATGCACCGTTCGTTTTCCTCCCCGTTCTATTAGGCTTCTCCGCTACCCGTAAATTTGGCGGAAATCCGTTCTTAGGGGCAGCTTTAGGTATGCTATTAGTTCACCCTGCATTGGCAGATGGTTGGAACTATGCGAAAACTTTAATGGAAGGTAATATCAAATATTGGCATATTTTCGGGTTAGAAATCGAAAAAGTAGGCTATCAAGGCACAGTGATTCCAACGATTATTTCTGCTTGGGTATTAGCAACTCTTGAAAAAACTTTCCGTAAATTTGTGCCATCTTATTTAGATAATTTGGTTACACCACTGTTTTCTCTCTTTATTGCAGGCGTACTCGCTTTCACTGTTATCGGTCCATTTGGACGTGAGGCAGGTTCTGCCATTTCAGCAGGATTAACTTGGTTATATGACACATTAGGCTTTATTGGTGGTGCCATCTTCGGTACATTCTATGCACCAATTGTCATTACCGGTATGCACCAAACCTTTATTGCAGTAGAAACTCAATTGCTTGCAGAAGTTGCAAGAACAGGCGGAACGTTCATCTTCCCAATTGCCGCAATGTCTAATATTGCACAAGGTGCCGCTTGTTTAGGCGTGGCGTTTGCAATGAAAGATGCCAAAGTACGTGGTTTAGCTGTTCCATCGGGTATCTCTGCACTATTAGGGATTACCGAACCTGCAATGTTTGGGGTGAACCTACGCTACCGCCAAGCCTTTATTGCGGCAATGCTTGCCTCAGGTTTATCCAGTGCATTTATTGCATTCTTTAATGTTAAAGCCATTGCCTTAGGGGCAGCAGGTTTCTTAGGCATTCCTTCAATCAAACCAGATAGCCTTGCTATGTACTCTGTCGGTATGGTGATCTCATTTGTTTTAGCCTTCACCATTTCAGCGATTTGGGTAAAAAAAGCTCAAGCGAAAGTGAAATAA
- the hemB gene encoding porphobilinogen synthase, with amino-acid sequence MQVIQSQYPLRRMRRLRKHDFSRRLVAENQLTVNDLIYPVFVIEGENQRVSVPSMPCVERLTLDQLLIEAEELVKYGVPAVALFPVVGNAKKSLMAEEAYNEEGLAQRAVRALKEKYPELGVITDVALDPFTTHGQDGIIDETGYVLNDITTEVLVKQALSHAEAGADIVAPSDMMDGRIGKIREALEVNGFVNTQIMAYSAKYASNYYGPFRDAVGSAGNLKGGNKYTYQVDPANGNEGLHEVAIDIQEGADMVMVKPGMPYLDMVWRVKENFGVPTFAYQVSGEYAMHMAAIQNGWLKERECIMEGLLCFKRAGADGILTYFAKRVARWLYEDASAK; translated from the coding sequence ATGCAAGTAATTCAATCCCAATATCCTTTACGCCGTATGCGTCGTTTACGCAAACACGATTTTAGTCGTCGTTTAGTGGCAGAAAACCAATTAACTGTAAATGATTTAATTTATCCTGTGTTTGTGATTGAAGGTGAAAATCAGCGTGTGTCAGTGCCTTCAATGCCATGTGTGGAACGTTTAACTCTCGATCAACTTTTAATTGAAGCGGAAGAACTCGTGAAATATGGCGTACCTGCGGTAGCCCTTTTCCCTGTGGTGGGCAATGCAAAAAAATCATTAATGGCAGAAGAAGCGTACAACGAGGAAGGTTTGGCACAGCGAGCGGTTCGTGCATTAAAAGAGAAATATCCTGAGCTTGGTGTGATTACCGATGTCGCCTTAGATCCGTTTACTACTCACGGACAAGACGGCATTATTGACGAAACAGGTTATGTGCTCAATGACATAACCACTGAGGTGTTAGTAAAACAGGCTTTATCCCACGCAGAAGCAGGAGCGGATATTGTTGCACCAAGTGATATGATGGATGGAAGAATTGGCAAAATTCGTGAAGCGTTGGAGGTAAATGGTTTTGTTAATACTCAAATTATGGCATATTCCGCAAAATACGCTTCTAACTACTACGGGCCATTTCGTGATGCTGTCGGTTCTGCTGGTAATTTAAAAGGCGGCAATAAATATACCTACCAGGTTGATCCTGCGAATGGTAATGAGGGCTTACACGAAGTGGCAATTGATATTCAAGAAGGGGCGGATATGGTTATGGTAAAACCAGGAATGCCTTATTTGGATATGGTGTGGCGGGTGAAAGAAAACTTTGGTGTGCCAACCTTTGCCTACCAAGTTTCGGGCGAATATGCAATGCATATGGCTGCGATTCAAAATGGCTGGCTAAAAGAGCGTGAGTGCATTATGGAGGGGTTACTCTGCTTTAAACGAGCAGGAGCGGATGGTATTTTAACTTACTTTGCTAAACGTGTCGCGAGGTGGTTGTATGAAGATGCGTCAGCAAAATAA
- a CDS encoding pirin family protein, which produces MLQIRKANERGNGSFDWLESYHTFSFANYYDPKHIHFSHLRVINEDFIAPNHGFGKHPHDNMEILTYVLSGRVAHEDSMGNKTEVNAGEFQIMSAGTGIFHSEVNPSSDETLHLYQIWIIPNQKGVTPRYSQDKFTPKEGATLILSPNAENGSFNIYQDMKLWRYQYPTAKTEQVTLNTNRSYWLQVVKGNVKVNGIELTTSDALGIRQEDLLEIYAQNNVEFLLFDLV; this is translated from the coding sequence ATGTTACAAATTAGAAAAGCAAACGAACGTGGTAATGGATCCTTTGATTGGCTTGAGAGCTATCACACTTTTTCATTCGCTAATTATTACGACCCAAAACATATTCACTTTTCCCATTTACGGGTAATTAACGAGGACTTCATCGCCCCAAATCACGGCTTTGGCAAGCACCCGCACGATAATATGGAAATATTAACTTATGTGCTAAGCGGCCGTGTGGCTCACGAAGACAGTATGGGAAATAAAACCGAAGTGAACGCAGGCGAATTTCAGATTATGTCGGCAGGTACGGGAATCTTCCACTCTGAGGTCAATCCCTCTTCAGACGAAACGCTACATCTTTATCAAATATGGATTATTCCAAATCAAAAAGGTGTAACACCACGCTATAGCCAAGACAAATTTACGCCGAAAGAGGGGGCAACGTTAATTCTTTCGCCAAACGCAGAAAATGGCTCATTCAACATTTATCAAGATATGAAATTGTGGCGTTACCAATATCCCACGGCAAAAACAGAACAAGTTACCCTTAACACTAACCGCAGCTATTGGTTACAAGTCGTAAAAGGAAATGTAAAAGTAAACGGGATTGAGCTAACCACCAGCGATGCACTAGGTATTCGCCAAGAAGATCTATTAGAAATCTACGCTCAAAATAACGTAGAATTTTTACTGTTTGACTTAGTATAA
- the map gene encoding type I methionyl aminopeptidase, which produces MNNIPIRNEEEIQKLREACKLASDVLVMIKPYVKEGITTGELDKICHEYILENGATSACLGYHGFPKSVCISLNEVVCHGIPSDDKKLKKGDILNIDVTVIKDGYFGDNSMMYMVGEPSVRDKRLIEVTQESLYVGIRTVKAGIRLKEIGTAIQKYVEKEGFSVVREYCGHGIGTEFHCDPQVVHYAADDGGVVLKEGMVFTIEPMVNAGKREIRLMGDGWTVKTKDRSHSAQYEHQIVVTKNGCEVLTIRDEEIQNGRIARVMQNV; this is translated from the coding sequence ATGAATAATATCCCAATTAGAAATGAAGAAGAAATTCAAAAATTACGCGAGGCTTGTAAGTTAGCTTCAGATGTGTTGGTTATGATCAAACCTTATGTGAAAGAAGGCATCACAACAGGTGAGTTAGATAAAATTTGCCACGAATATATTTTAGAAAATGGCGCAACTTCCGCTTGTTTAGGCTATCACGGTTTCCCGAAATCGGTCTGTATTTCTTTAAATGAGGTAGTTTGTCACGGCATTCCAAGTGATGATAAAAAATTGAAAAAAGGTGATATTCTCAATATTGATGTAACAGTGATTAAAGATGGCTATTTCGGCGATAACTCAATGATGTATATGGTGGGTGAGCCAAGTGTGCGTGATAAGCGTTTAATTGAAGTGACTCAAGAGTCGCTTTATGTAGGCATTCGTACTGTAAAAGCGGGTATTCGTTTAAAAGAGATCGGCACGGCAATTCAAAAATATGTCGAGAAAGAAGGTTTTTCGGTAGTGCGTGAATATTGTGGGCACGGCATTGGTACTGAATTCCATTGTGATCCACAAGTCGTACATTATGCCGCAGATGACGGTGGCGTAGTGCTAAAAGAAGGTATGGTCTTTACCATTGAGCCAATGGTTAATGCAGGAAAACGAGAAATCCGTTTAATGGGAGATGGCTGGACAGTAAAAACCAAAGACCGCAGTCATTCCGCCCAATACGAACATCAAATTGTGGTAACTAAAAACGGCTGCGAAGTGCTGACAATTCGTGATGAAGAAATTCAAAATGGACGTATTGCTCGTGTGATGCAAAATGTCTAA
- the tatC gene encoding twin-arginine translocase subunit TatC has translation MADADESQPLISHLIELRNRLLRCVICILVVFCALVYWANDIYTLLATPLTENLPEGATMIATNVATPFFTPIKLTIVVSVFLSVPFILYQIWAFVAPALYKQEKRLVYPLLVSSTLLFYCGVAFAYYVVFPLVFGFLTSTAPEGVTMATDISSYLDFVLTIFMAFGVCFEVPVAIILLCWAGVTTPEDLKEKRPYIIVAAFVIGMFLTPPDIFSQTLLAIPICLLFEVGVLCAKFYRPKDDEPSEQVAQ, from the coding sequence ATGGCAGACGCTGATGAATCCCAACCGCTGATTTCGCATTTAATTGAACTCAGAAACCGATTACTACGCTGTGTTATTTGCATTTTAGTCGTGTTTTGTGCGTTAGTGTATTGGGCAAATGATATTTATACGCTATTGGCAACTCCTTTAACAGAAAATTTGCCCGAAGGGGCAACGATGATTGCCACTAATGTTGCAACGCCATTTTTTACACCCATTAAATTGACGATTGTGGTTTCAGTGTTTTTATCTGTGCCTTTTATTTTGTATCAAATTTGGGCTTTTGTTGCCCCTGCTTTGTATAAACAGGAAAAACGCTTGGTTTACCCACTGCTGGTTTCAAGCACATTGTTATTTTATTGTGGAGTAGCTTTCGCTTATTATGTGGTGTTCCCATTAGTTTTTGGTTTCTTAACCTCAACTGCACCAGAAGGGGTAACAATGGCAACCGATATTAGCAGCTATTTAGATTTCGTTTTAACTATTTTTATGGCGTTTGGTGTCTGTTTTGAAGTGCCTGTTGCTATCATTTTATTGTGTTGGGCAGGGGTAACAACCCCTGAAGATTTAAAGGAAAAACGCCCTTACATTATTGTGGCTGCTTTTGTCATTGGTATGTTTCTCACACCACCTGATATTTTCTCTCAAACCTTATTGGCAATTCCAATATGTTTGCTGTTTGAGGTGGGGGTGCTGTGTGCTAAATTTTATCGGCCAAAAGATGATGAGCCATCAGAGCAGGTTGCACAGTAA
- a CDS encoding nucleotidyl transferase AbiEii/AbiGii toxin family protein, which yields METQKPNNKLLTERDKYHEKLMINILKNLSDTPLVLKGGTALYLGYGLNRFSEDLDFDSSKKLNLLNKIKSSAPQGIVIDNINVKKDTDTVSRYVVNYHIRDTGIKDSLKIEISYRTPTPDEQITIKDGIRFSSVDRIIDNKLNAAYDGENTRTKGRDLFDLHFLATQYAEHFTPDLAERLSNFVQDPDKLVSLYREDIEADPLLNKIMDVEQIALNLNDIANEIWLNKQTELMQNHPAMQAIMTSSQRDFQSLLNSATSTKEEQKQSISSTLKFKP from the coding sequence ATGGAAACACAAAAACCCAATAACAAGCTATTAACAGAACGTGATAAATATCACGAAAAGTTAATGATCAATATTTTAAAAAACCTTTCTGATACACCGTTGGTATTAAAAGGTGGAACAGCACTTTATTTAGGTTATGGCTTAAACCGTTTTTCAGAAGATTTAGATTTTGATTCGTCAAAGAAATTAAATTTGCTGAATAAAATTAAATCTTCGGCTCCACAAGGTATTGTGATTGATAATATCAATGTGAAAAAAGATACAGATACCGTAAGCCGTTATGTAGTTAATTATCATATTCGTGATACAGGTATCAAGGATTCGTTAAAAATAGAAATTTCCTATCGAACCCCAACACCTGATGAACAAATTACGATTAAAGATGGGATTCGCTTTTCATCGGTAGATCGGATTATTGATAATAAACTAAATGCGGCTTATGACGGGGAAAATACACGAACCAAAGGGCGTGATTTATTTGATTTGCATTTTTTAGCCACACAATACGCTGAACACTTCACACCAGACCTAGCAGAACGGTTAAGTAATTTTGTTCAAGATCCTGATAAGCTCGTAAGTTTATATAGAGAAGATATAGAAGCCGATCCACTACTAAATAAAATTATGGACGTAGAGCAAATTGCTCTTAACTTGAATGATATTGCTAATGAAATTTGGTTAAATAAGCAAACAGAACTTATGCAAAATCACCCAGCAATGCAAGCCATAATGACAAGTTCGCAACGTGATTTTCAAAGTTTATTAAATTCAGCAACAAGCACAAAAGAAGAACAAAAGCAGTCGATTTCTTCAACCTTAAAATTTAAACCTTGA
- a CDS encoding IS1595 family transposase: MAQHFRLSATARQLSVDSLVSLSDDEIFQLLKQARWDNVDGMNDVICPHCHTRHHAYFISTRKQWQCKHCQHRFSITAGTIFQGAKLSLRKIVLAIFYFSTESKGLSAITLSHKLNVQYKTAWVLLHKFRESLDKAKDLTHLSGEVHIDGAYMNNYIRPKNFLHKRIDRRKKRYQRADKSCVLVFRQRAANQEVMKGADRSIVALIKEENTQDILHLTQRLVKQNSTIHADENSAYDSLAFHYDLWRVNHSKEYCSIDGVTNNLAESFFARLRRAITGVYHKMNNKYLMFYANEIAWREDNRRKSVKEKFEQLLKCCLNTLPSRDFTGYWQGNKKPEAKFGLESLYASNDFHYSLVA; encoded by the coding sequence ATGGCACAACATTTTCGGTTATCAGCGACAGCACGCCAACTATCTGTGGATAGCTTGGTGAGCTTGTCTGATGACGAGATTTTTCAGCTATTAAAACAAGCTCGTTGGGATAATGTAGATGGGATGAATGATGTTATTTGTCCGCATTGTCATACTCGCCACCACGCCTATTTCATTTCTACTCGTAAACAATGGCAGTGCAAACATTGCCAACATCGTTTTTCTATTACAGCAGGCACTATTTTTCAAGGTGCAAAACTTTCTTTGCGTAAAATTGTATTGGCAATTTTCTATTTTTCGACTGAAAGCAAAGGATTATCTGCTATTACGCTATCACACAAGCTCAACGTGCAATATAAAACAGCGTGGGTATTGCTGCATAAATTTCGTGAATCGCTTGATAAAGCCAAAGATTTAACACATTTAAGTGGCGAAGTTCATATTGATGGAGCTTACATGAACAACTACATTCGTCCTAAAAACTTTCTCCATAAACGTATTGATAGACGAAAGAAACGTTATCAGCGTGCAGATAAATCTTGTGTATTGGTATTCCGCCAACGTGCCGCTAATCAAGAAGTGATGAAAGGGGCTGATAGAAGTATTGTAGCCTTAATTAAAGAAGAAAATACGCAAGATATACTTCATTTAACGCAACGTCTAGTCAAGCAAAATAGTACCATTCATGCTGATGAAAACTCTGCTTACGACAGTTTAGCCTTTCATTATGATTTATGGCGAGTAAACCATTCGAAAGAGTACTGTTCGATTGACGGCGTAACGAATAACCTAGCCGAATCCTTTTTCGCACGGTTACGGCGAGCAATTACAGGTGTCTATCATAAGATGAACAATAAATATCTGATGTTTTATGCAAATGAAATAGCGTGGCGAGAAGATAATCGCCGAAAAAGTGTAAAAGAGAAATTTGAGCAATTACTAAAATGTTGCTTAAACACCTTACCATCACGAGATTTTACAGGGTACTGGCAAGGCAATAAAAAACCAGAAGCTAAGTTTGGCTTAGAAAGCCTATATGCTTCAAATGACTTTCACTATTCATTGGTGGCATAA